GTCGCAATGTCGACAAGCAATATTACCGCGAGCATCTGCAAAAGCCGTTCGACGCCGCAAAGGCACTCGTCGAGATGGACCAGGTGGGCCTTCCTGGCCGCATCCAGGACATCTCGCTCAAGCTGCATGCCGGTGAAGTGCTTTGTCTTGTCGGTACGGAAGGTTCGGGGCGCGAGGCAATCCTCAGGACGATCTACGGCATGCTGACGCCGAGCACCGGCCGTCTCCGCATCAAGGGAGGCGATGCGACCGATCTTTCACCGCGGCACGCGGTTTCTCGTGGCGTCGGCTATGTGCCCCGCGAGCGCAAGATCGAGGGCATTGTTGCTGGCATGAACGTCTACGAAAACATGACGCTTTCGCAGATGAAACACCGCTCGAAAGGTGGTGTGCTGCGCGTCGGCGAGGAGCGGGCGCTTGCCCGTGAATGGATCAAGAAATTGTCGATCAAGGCCCATTCCGAGTTTGCGGATTGTGGCAATCTTTCAGGCGGAAACCAGCAGAAGGTGGTTCTGGCCAAGTGGCGTTCGGCCGGTTCCGACATCATGCTGCTCGACCATCCGACGCGCGGTCTCGACATCGGCGCCAAGGAAGATGTCTACGACATGATCCGCGCCATGAGTGCGGCGGGCGTCGGCATCGTGCTGGTTGCCGACACATTGGAAGAGGCAATCGGCCTTTCGCACACCATCATCGTCGTCAAGGACGGGCGCATCCAGAAACAGTTCGCCTGCGAACCGGGTTCCAAGCCCACGCCCTATGACCTTTTGCACTACATGATCTGAGGGACCAATGGATATTCAGCGCCTCAAACCGCACCTTCCCTGGATAACGCTCCTGGTGCTCGTCGCCGTCGTCGGCATCACCGATCCCGGTTTCCTGCGACCCACGAACCTTCTCGGCATTGCCGGCGACATCGTGCCACTCTTCATCATGGCGCTCGGTCTCACTTTCGCCATCTATATCGGCGGCATCGACCTGTCGGCCCAGTCGATGGCGAACATGGTGACGGTCATCGCCTCGGTTTACCTTGCCTCGCTCGGTGCCTGGGTTGCCGTACTTTGCGTCGTTGCCGGCTTTCTCCTTGGCACGCTATCCGGCTTTGTGACGACACGGCTTTTCGTGCCGTCCTTCATCTCCACGCTTGCGGTCGGCGGCGTTGCGTTCTCGGTTGCGCAGTGGCTTTCGGGTCAGCGCGCGCTCAACATGGACGCCGCTCAGCGCAACGAAACCTTCGGCTGGATGATTGGTCATACTTGGGGCGTCCCCAACGAACTCTTGATTGCCGCGGGGCTCGTGGCCCTCTGCCTCTTCATCGAACGGCGCACGACGCTCGGCCGCGTTTTGAAGGCGGTCGGTGCCGGCGAATTGGCCGCCGCCGCGTCCGGTATCGATGTTGCGCGCTACAAGATCCTTGCATTCGCGATCTCCGGTGCACTTGCGTCCATTGCCGGCCTGCTCTTTGCGGTCAAGCTCTCCGGCGGCGCACCGACGATCGCCAATGGATTCCTGTTGCCGGCAATCGTTGCCGTGCTGGTCGGTGGCACGCCGTTGACGGGCGGTGTCGGCGGCGTGATGAACACCGTGGTCGGTACTTTGATCGTTGCGGTCATCCGATCGTCGATGCTGTATTTCGAGATCGACGCGACCCGGCAGCAGATCGTCTTCGGCGTCGTGTTGATCATTGCCATTGCCCTGACGATCGACCGCGCCAAGCTGCGCACCGTGAAGTAGGAGAGTTGCAATGACGACCATGCGCGCCGCCGTGCTCACTGCCCCGAAACGCTTCGAGGTTCGGGAGGTCGCCATGCCGATCGTCGGACCGGACGATGTGCTCGTCCGGGTCGCGCGCACGGGCATCTGCGGTACTGACATTCATATCTTCAACGGCCACTACGCGGCTGACCGGCTTCCGCTCGTCCCAGGACACGAGTTCTGCGGAACGATCGCCCAGCTTGGCGCCAACGTCCGCCATCTTGCGGCCGGAGCACGCGTGGTGGTCGATATCAACATCGGCTGCGGCAGCTGCTATTGGTGCCGTCGCAACGAGGTTCTGAACTGCGCCGAGGTTACGCAGGTCGGTATCGGTCGGGACGGCGCCTTTGCCGAATATGTAGCGGTTCCGGCGCGACTGGCGATCCCGGTTCAGGCTGATATCGCCGATGCGGTGCTTGCGCTCACGGAGCCGGTCGCCTGCGTCGTTCGTGCGGCGCGCAAGGCGCAGGCGACGTTCGGCCAATCGGTCCTCATCTTTGGCGCCGGACCGATCGGAAACCTGCATGTGCAGATGATGCGCCTTGTCGGCGCGGCGCCGATCATTGTCGCCGACCTTTCGCCAGACCGTTGCCGCATGGCGATCGAGGCCGGGGCGGATGCGGCGGTGTCGGATCCAACCGAACTGAAAGCCGTGGTTCACAAGATGACCGGCGGACGCGGGGCGGATCTCGTGATCGAGAGCGTCGGCAACCGGAAGCTCTACGAACAGGCATTCGATCTTGCGCGACGCGGCGGCCATGTCGCCTTTTTCGGCATCACCCCGCCCGGCGAGACCGTAGCTCTCGACAGCCTGCGAACGGTGTTGGAAGAAGGGAGCCTCAAAGGTTCTGTTGCCGGGATGGGCGAGGATATGCACGACGCACTCACGCTTCTGTCGCATGGCCGGTTCCGCACGCAGGATTTCACCAAGGCAAGCTATCCGCTGGAGGCCATTCAGGAAGCCTTCGAGACGATCGGCGAGCGGCCGCAACACCTGAAGACCCAGATCGCCATCGCGGCGTAAACTATCGAAGTGGAGGTACCAGATGGACCAGACGAAGACGTTTCTTGCTCCCCCGTCCGCAGCGCGCAGCTTCGGGTTCTTCATCGACGGGCAGTGGAAAGAAGGGACCGACCACTTCGAACGCGCCTCGCCAGGCCATGGTACGCCGGTCACGCGCACCGTTCGCTGCACGATCGATGATCTGAACGCGGCGGTAGCTGCGGCGCGCAATGCCTTCGAGGACCGCCGCTGGTCCGGGCTTTCCGGGGCTGCGCGCGCCAGCGTTCTCTTGCGCGTCGCCGAAATCCTGCGTCGCCGCCGGGACGAGATCGCCTATTGGGAGACGCTCGAAAACGGCAAGCCGATCTCGCAGGCGCGCGGCGAGATCGATCATTGCATTGCCTGTTTCGAGGTCGGCGCCGGTGCCGCCCGCCTCCTGCACGGCGACAGCTTCAATTCGCTCGGTGACGACCTGTTCGGTATGGTGCTGCGCGAGCCGATCGGTGTCATCGGCCTGATCACGCCCTGGAACTTCCCGTTCCTGATCCTGTGCGAGCGCGTGCCTTTCATCCTGGCGTCCGGCTGCACCATGGTGGTGAAACCGTCTGAAGTCACCTCCGTGACCACGCTGCTTCTGGCCGAGGTTCTGGCGGAAGCCGGCCTGCCTGCCGGCGTCTACAATGTCGTCACCGGTTCCGGCCGCTCGATCGGGCAGGCGCTTGCCGAACATCCTGACGTCGACATGCTTTCCTTCACGGGATCGACGGCCGTTGGGCGCTCCTGCGTCCACGCTGCCGCCGACAGCAACTTCAAGAAGCTGGGCCTCGAGCTCGGTGGCAAAAACCCCATCATTGTCTTTGCCGACTCCGACCTTGAGGATGCCGCTGACGGCGCCGCTTTCGGCATCAGCTTCAACACCGGACAATGCTGCGTTTCGTCGTCGCGCCTGATCGTCGAGCGTTCTGTCGCGGCGGAGTTCGAAAAACTCCTGGTCGAGAAGATGAAAAAGATCCGGGTCGGCGATCCCCTGGACGAAGGCACCCAGGTGGGCGCCATCACCACTGAGGCCCAGAACGCCACGATCCTGGACTATATCGCCAAGGGCAAGGCGGCAGGCGCCAAGCTTCTCACTGGTGGCGAGACGATCGATCTTGGCCACGGCCAGTACATCGCACCGACGCTTTTCTCCGGCGTTTCCCGCGACATGGCGATTGCGCGCGACGAGATTTTCGGCCCGGTTCTGTGCTCCATGCATTTCGACACGGTCGAGGAAGCCATCCAGCTCGCCAATGATACGGTCTACGGCCTGGCGGCGAGCGTGTGGACGAAGAACATCGACAAGGCACTGACCGTGACACGGAAAGTGCGTGCCGGCCGCTTTTGGGTCAACACGATCATGGCGGGTGGCCCTGAGATGCCGCTCGGTGGTTTCAAGCAGTCCGGTTGGGGCCGTGAGGCCGGCGTCTACGGGGTTGAGGAGTATACGCAGGTGAAGTCCGTTCACGTCGAGATCGGCAAGCGTTCGCATTGGATTGCATGATGTCGCAAGGCTATGATTATGTGATCGTCGGAGGCGGTTCCTCCGGTTGCGTATTGGCGGCGCGACTCTCTGAAAATCCGTCGGCGCGCGTCTGCCTCATCGAGGCCGGCGGGCGCGACAGTCATCCGCTGATCCACATGCCCGTCGGCTTTGCCAAGATGACCGCCGGTCCGTTGACCTGGGGACTGAAAACCGCGCCCCAGAAACACGCCAACAACCGTGAAATCCTCTACGCCCAGGCAAAGGTGCTCGGCGGTGGCTCCTCGATCAATGCGGAGGTGTTCACGCGTGGGCATCCTGGTGATTACGACCGCTGGGTCGAGGAGGGGGCTGACGGCTGGGGGTTCAAGGATATCCAGAAGTACTTCCTGCGCTCCGAGGGCAATACGATCCTCTCGGGCACATGGCACGGAACGGACGGCCCGCTCGGTGTGTCGAACATTCCCGAGCCGCAGCGCATGACGCGCGCCTTCGTGCAAAGCTGCCAGGAACTCGGCATACCCTACAATCCTGATTTCAATGGTCCGCTCCAGGAAGGATCTGGCGTCTACCAGACAACAACCCGGAACAACCGCCGTTGCTCTGCAGCGGTCGGTTATCTCAGGCCGGCCCTGAAGCGCAAGAACCTCACGGTCATCACCGGGGCGCTCGTGCTGCGTGTCGTCTTTGAAGGGCGACGCGCCGTCGGCGTTGACTATCAGGTCGATGGCAAGCGGATGACCGCGCGCGCCGACAGCGAGGTGCTCTTGACCTCGGGTGCGATCGGCACGCCGAAGCTGATGATGCTTTCGGGTGTGGGTCCTGCCGCAGCACTTCGCAGCCACGGCATCGATGTGATCCAGGATCTGGCCGGCGTCGGCGAAAACCTGCAAGACCATTTCGGCGTCGATATCGTCGCGGAGTTGAAAGATCACGACAGCCTCGACAAGTACAACAAGCTGCATTGGTCGATCTGGGCGGGTCTTCAATACACACTGTTTAACTCCGGCCCAATCACCTCCAACGTGGTTGAGGGCGGGGCATTCTGGTACGGCGACAAGACGAGTCCCTATCCGGATCTGCAGTTCCATTTCCTCGCCGGCGCCGGCGCGGAAGCCGGCGTGCCCAGTGTGCCAAAGGGTTCCTCCGGCATTACGCTCAATTCCTACACGTTGCGCCCGAAGTCGCGTGGGACTGTCACTCTTCGCTCAGCGGACCCGCGCGATCTTCCGATCATCGATCCGAACTTCCTTGCCGACCCCGAAGACGTGAAGATCTCGGTCGAAGGCGTCAAGATCAGTCAGGAGATCTTCGCTCAGCCTTCGCTGGAGAAGTACATCAAGATGAGGCACTTCCCGAGCCGGGATGTCCGCACGGAAGCGGACTACGTCGCCTATACCCGCCAGTACGGCCGCACATCCTATCATCCGACGTGCACGTGCAAGATGGGGCGCGACGAGATGTCGGTGGTCGATCCGCAACTGCGCGTGCACGGGCTTGACGGCATCCGCATCTGCGACAGTTCCACCATGCCGAGCCTTGTCGGGTCCAACACCAACGCGGCAACGATCATGATCGGGGAAAAGGCCGCAGACATGATCCGCGGCAATGCCTGATCAGGCTGGCCGATCGTAAAAAAAAGGGCGGCTCGTGGGCCGCCCTTTTTCTATCAGTCCCATTCAGGAACCCAGGGAAGTTGTCCTGGTTTGATGATGCGGTAACCGGTGGCCGTCAGCGCGTCGATCCTTTGCATGTCGATCGACGAGAGAGTGAAATCCATGATCTCGAAGTTCGCGCGGATGTTTGCCGGCTTGGTGGACATGGTATTGAGCGGAACGCCTTTCTGGATAATCCAGCGCAGCGCCACTTGTGCTGCGGACTTGCCGTAGGTCTCGCCGATCTCGGAAAAAAGGCCGTGTTTGAAGATCTCTCCACGGGCGATCGACGCATAGGAGGTGATCGGGATTCCTGTTTCCGCGGCGGCCGCGAGCAGTTTCTCCTGGTTGAGTAGCGGGTGGAATTCCACCTGATTGGTCACGAGCGGAACGTCGACGATGGACCGCGCTTCCCGCATCATGGCCGCCGTGTAGTTCGACACGCCGACAGATCTCGTCAGCCCTCGTTCCAGCGCGGATCGAAGCATGCGCAGCGAGGGGGCGATCTCTCCGTGGGCCGGCGGCCAGTGCAAGAGAAGAACGTCGACGCAATCGGTCTTCAGGGCTCGAAGGCTCGTCTCGACCGAGGGGAGAAACGTCTCGTCCGTGTAGTTGTCCGGATGCACTTTCGTGGTGATGCAGAGTTCAGAACGGGGAACGCCGCATTCCGCCAGTGCTTCGCCGGTGTCAGCCTCGTTCCCATACATCTGCGCCGTATCGAAGGCACGATAGCCGACGTCGATAGCGGCCTCGATCGCTCGTCGCAGTTCGTCCCCCTTCAGCGGGTACGTGCCAAAGCCGCGCTGAAAGCTCTTCTGGAAGTAGATGTTCATGCCTCCCCCTTGGTCGATTGCCGAGCTGGCGTCGAATGCCGGTCATTCGAAAATCGCGCCGGCCGGCTTGTCTTGTCGCGAATTAACATATAACTAGTTAGTTACTTCAGGCAATGAAAAACGGAGGATCAGGCGATGAAGAAGGTGAAGAGCGCGCAGGAGGCGGTGCGGCTCATCAAGGATGGCTCGGTCGTCGCCGTGAACTCTTCGTCCGGCCTTTGCTGCCCCGATGCGGTGTTGAAAGCGCTCGGCGAGCGCTTTGACAGCGAAGGCCATCCGCGCGGCCTCACCTCCATTCACCCGATCGCCGCCGGCGACTTTTTCGGGACGCGCGGCGTCGATCACATCGCCAAGCCCGGAATGCTGGTGAAGATAATCGGCGGCTCCTATCCCTCCGGGCCAAGCAACGCCGAGCCGCCGCTCATCTGGCAAATGATCCTGAAGGAGGAACTCGCCGCCTTTAACGTGCCCTCCGGCATCGTCTTCGACATGCTGCGTGAAGGTGCTGCCAAGCGTCCGGGCGTGCTGACGAAGGTGGGGATGGAGACCTTCGTCGATCCCGAACAGGATGGCTGTGCCATGAATGACCGCGCGCGGGCTGAACCGATCGTCAAGCGCGTGTCGTTCGAGGGCGAGGACTGGCTGCATTTTCCGGCCATCCGCCCCGATGTGGCGATCATTCGCGCAACGACCGCCGATGAGAAGGGCAACCTGACCTTCGAACAGGAAGGGGCGACGCTCGGCGCGATGGAAATGGCACTCGCAGCCCGCAATTCCGGCGGTCTTGTGATCGCTCAGGTCAAGCGGGTGGCGGCAAGTGGCACCCTTCGTCCCCACGATGTGCGCGTGCCCGGCATCCTCGTCGACATCATCGTTGAGGCGCCGGATCAGCTGCAGACGACGGCAACGCCCCACGACCCGGCGATCTCGGGCGAGCTCTTCCGGCCGCTCGAGACGTTTCGCACGCCGGCGCTGGACGTCGGCAAGGTGATTGCTCGACGTGTGGCGCAGGAGCTCGAGGATGGCTGGGCAGTCAACATTGGCTTCGGCATATCAGCCAACGTGCCACGGATACTCATCGAGGAAGGGCATCACGGCAAGGTCACCTGGGTGATCGAACAGGGCGCTGTCGGCGGTGTTCCACTGCTCGACTTCAAGTTCGGCTGTGCATCTAACGCCGAAGCCTTCGTCGCCTCGCCGCATCAGTTCTGTTACTTCCAGGCGGGCGGATTTGACTGCTCGCTGCTGTCCTTCCTGGAAATCGACGCCGAGGGCTCGGTCAATGTCAGCCGTCTTGCAGCCACCCCGCACCGCACGGCAGGCGCCGGCGGCTTCGTCGACATCACGTCGCGCGCAAAGAAGATCGTGTTCTCCGGCAATTTCAATGCCGGCGCCAAGATGCGCGTCGACGATGGCCGGCTCGTGATCGACAAGGAGGGGCGCATCGCCAAGTTCGTGCCGAAGGTCGATCAGGTGAGCTTCTCCGGCAAGCGCGCCCGCGCTCAAGGGCAGGACATCAGCTACGTCACGGAGCGCTGCGTCATCCGTCTCGACAGCGAGGGGCTCGTTGTCACCGAAGTTGCGCCGGGTCTCGACCTTCAACGGGACGTGCTTGATCAGGCGGCAACGCCCTTTCGGGTTTCAAAGACGCTGAAGCGGATGGATGGCGCCCTGTTCCGCCCCGAAGCCATGGGGCTTTCGCTGTGAGTGATGCGCGGATTGAACTGGTCGTCACTGATCGCATCGCGCGGCTGACGCTCCGTCGTCCGGAGAAGCTGAATGCGATCGATGCGGACATGGTGGAGGCGCTTGTTGAGGCCTGCCGCGCCATCGAGCGTTCGAATGCGCGTGTGGCCATCCTCTCGGGCGAAGGCGAAAGATCCTTCTGCGCCGGCGGCGACATCGATGCGTGGAGCAGTCTCGACGCCGACATGTTTTCCCGTCGCTGGCTGCGTGATGGCCACGACGCCTTCGATGCGCTGGCGCGCCTTTCCGTGCCGCTGATCGCCGTCTTGAACGGGCATGCGCTCGGCGGCGGATTGGAACTCGCCGCCTGTGCCGACCTGCGCATAGCCGAGGCGCATGTGAAGATTGGCCAGCCGGAGCCGGGGCTTGGCATCATCCCCGGATGGTCGGGCACGCAACGCGCCTCGCGCCGGTTCGGAGCCCAGCTGGTGCGACGCATGGCGCTTTTCGGCGAGGCCTACGGTGCCGGGGAGGCGCTGTCGCTCGGGCTTGTCGACAGGGTGGTTGCAGAAGGCGAGGGGCTTGCCGCAGCACAAGTCGCTGCCGAGCGGGTGCTGCAACGTTCGCCGCGGGCGACGGAACTCACCAAGATGCTGATCAATGCGGCCGAGGGTGAAGAGAGCGAACGCGTGGTTGAGGCGCTTGCTGGCGCGGTGGCAGCAGCCTCGAGCGATCTAATGGAGGGGCTTGCGGCCTACCGTCAGAAGCGTTCGCCAAAGTTCAACCGATAGGTCGGCGCCGTTCTCCCGGTGACCCGGCCCTTGATGGCGGTGTCTCATGAAATCTGACGATAAAAAATTCCTCGCAGACCTCTTTCGCGCTGCGATCGAGGCTGCGGACCCGGAAAATGCCCTGCGCGCCCATCTCCCGAGCCAGCCACGCGGACGGACCGTCGTCATTGGGGCGGGCAAGGGGGCGGCCCAGCTCGCCGCCGCTTTCGAAAGGCTCTGGCGCGGTCCGCTCGAAGGCGTTGTCGTCACGCGCTATGGTTATGCCGCCCCGTGCACGCGCATCCGCGTACTTGAGGCCTCCCATCCCGTGCCCGATGCAGCCGGATTGCAGGCAACAGATGCGCTTTTCGAGGCTGTGCGCGATCTTACCGAAGATGACCTTGTCGTTGCGTTGATCTGCGGTGGCGGTTCGGCCCTGCTGCCGTCTCCGCCGGGCCAGCTTACGCTGGAAGAGGAGGTGCTATTCAACCAGACCCTGCTTGCAAGTGGCGCGCCGATCTCTGTCATGAACGCCATCCG
This is a stretch of genomic DNA from Ensifer adhaerens. It encodes these proteins:
- a CDS encoding sugar ABC transporter ATP-binding protein, which gives rise to MYELKAVDKKFPGVHALKAIDFHIKRGEIVGLVGENGAGKSTLMKVIYGAYQPDGGKVLINGTPVRFANPRQAMEKGIGMVFQEQSLIPNLTVMENIFLGYERQFTRFGVVDWKVMAKAARRQLAKVKLDIDPAMVTSKLSFAQRQLVELAKVLTLEERVEGDLVILLDEPTSVLSKEEVQLLFKLVRELVTRASFIFVSHRMDEVMELSDRIYVMKDGEVVDVVDRGAAPAEAIQHKMVGRNVDKQYYREHLQKPFDAAKALVEMDQVGLPGRIQDISLKLHAGEVLCLVGTEGSGREAILRTIYGMLTPSTGRLRIKGGDATDLSPRHAVSRGVGYVPRERKIEGIVAGMNVYENMTLSQMKHRSKGGVLRVGEERALAREWIKKLSIKAHSEFADCGNLSGGNQQKVVLAKWRSAGSDIMLLDHPTRGLDIGAKEDVYDMIRAMSAAGVGIVLVADTLEEAIGLSHTIIVVKDGRIQKQFACEPGSKPTPYDLLHYMI
- a CDS encoding ABC transporter permease, which produces MDIQRLKPHLPWITLLVLVAVVGITDPGFLRPTNLLGIAGDIVPLFIMALGLTFAIYIGGIDLSAQSMANMVTVIASVYLASLGAWVAVLCVVAGFLLGTLSGFVTTRLFVPSFISTLAVGGVAFSVAQWLSGQRALNMDAAQRNETFGWMIGHTWGVPNELLIAAGLVALCLFIERRTTLGRVLKAVGAGELAAAASGIDVARYKILAFAISGALASIAGLLFAVKLSGGAPTIANGFLLPAIVAVLVGGTPLTGGVGGVMNTVVGTLIVAVIRSSMLYFEIDATRQQIVFGVVLIIAIALTIDRAKLRTVK
- a CDS encoding zinc-dependent alcohol dehydrogenase, which encodes MTTMRAAVLTAPKRFEVREVAMPIVGPDDVLVRVARTGICGTDIHIFNGHYAADRLPLVPGHEFCGTIAQLGANVRHLAAGARVVVDINIGCGSCYWCRRNEVLNCAEVTQVGIGRDGAFAEYVAVPARLAIPVQADIADAVLALTEPVACVVRAARKAQATFGQSVLIFGAGPIGNLHVQMMRLVGAAPIIVADLSPDRCRMAIEAGADAAVSDPTELKAVVHKMTGGRGADLVIESVGNRKLYEQAFDLARRGGHVAFFGITPPGETVALDSLRTVLEEGSLKGSVAGMGEDMHDALTLLSHGRFRTQDFTKASYPLEAIQEAFETIGERPQHLKTQIAIAA
- a CDS encoding aldehyde dehydrogenase family protein; this translates as MDQTKTFLAPPSAARSFGFFIDGQWKEGTDHFERASPGHGTPVTRTVRCTIDDLNAAVAAARNAFEDRRWSGLSGAARASVLLRVAEILRRRRDEIAYWETLENGKPISQARGEIDHCIACFEVGAGAARLLHGDSFNSLGDDLFGMVLREPIGVIGLITPWNFPFLILCERVPFILASGCTMVVKPSEVTSVTTLLLAEVLAEAGLPAGVYNVVTGSGRSIGQALAEHPDVDMLSFTGSTAVGRSCVHAAADSNFKKLGLELGGKNPIIVFADSDLEDAADGAAFGISFNTGQCCVSSSRLIVERSVAAEFEKLLVEKMKKIRVGDPLDEGTQVGAITTEAQNATILDYIAKGKAAGAKLLTGGETIDLGHGQYIAPTLFSGVSRDMAIARDEIFGPVLCSMHFDTVEEAIQLANDTVYGLAASVWTKNIDKALTVTRKVRAGRFWVNTIMAGGPEMPLGGFKQSGWGREAGVYGVEEYTQVKSVHVEIGKRSHWIA
- a CDS encoding GMC family oxidoreductase translates to MSQGYDYVIVGGGSSGCVLAARLSENPSARVCLIEAGGRDSHPLIHMPVGFAKMTAGPLTWGLKTAPQKHANNREILYAQAKVLGGGSSINAEVFTRGHPGDYDRWVEEGADGWGFKDIQKYFLRSEGNTILSGTWHGTDGPLGVSNIPEPQRMTRAFVQSCQELGIPYNPDFNGPLQEGSGVYQTTTRNNRRCSAAVGYLRPALKRKNLTVITGALVLRVVFEGRRAVGVDYQVDGKRMTARADSEVLLTSGAIGTPKLMMLSGVGPAAALRSHGIDVIQDLAGVGENLQDHFGVDIVAELKDHDSLDKYNKLHWSIWAGLQYTLFNSGPITSNVVEGGAFWYGDKTSPYPDLQFHFLAGAGAEAGVPSVPKGSSGITLNSYTLRPKSRGTVTLRSADPRDLPIIDPNFLADPEDVKISVEGVKISQEIFAQPSLEKYIKMRHFPSRDVRTEADYVAYTRQYGRTSYHPTCTCKMGRDEMSVVDPQLRVHGLDGIRICDSSTMPSLVGSNTNAATIMIGEKAADMIRGNA
- a CDS encoding aldo/keto reductase, with amino-acid sequence MNIYFQKSFQRGFGTYPLKGDELRRAIEAAIDVGYRAFDTAQMYGNEADTGEALAECGVPRSELCITTKVHPDNYTDETFLPSVETSLRALKTDCVDVLLLHWPPAHGEIAPSLRMLRSALERGLTRSVGVSNYTAAMMREARSIVDVPLVTNQVEFHPLLNQEKLLAAAAETGIPITSYASIARGEIFKHGLFSEIGETYGKSAAQVALRWIIQKGVPLNTMSTKPANIRANFEIMDFTLSSIDMQRIDALTATGYRIIKPGQLPWVPEWD
- a CDS encoding acyl CoA:acetate/3-ketoacid CoA transferase is translated as MKKVKSAQEAVRLIKDGSVVAVNSSSGLCCPDAVLKALGERFDSEGHPRGLTSIHPIAAGDFFGTRGVDHIAKPGMLVKIIGGSYPSGPSNAEPPLIWQMILKEELAAFNVPSGIVFDMLREGAAKRPGVLTKVGMETFVDPEQDGCAMNDRARAEPIVKRVSFEGEDWLHFPAIRPDVAIIRATTADEKGNLTFEQEGATLGAMEMALAARNSGGLVIAQVKRVAASGTLRPHDVRVPGILVDIIVEAPDQLQTTATPHDPAISGELFRPLETFRTPALDVGKVIARRVAQELEDGWAVNIGFGISANVPRILIEEGHHGKVTWVIEQGAVGGVPLLDFKFGCASNAEAFVASPHQFCYFQAGGFDCSLLSFLEIDAEGSVNVSRLAATPHRTAGAGGFVDITSRAKKIVFSGNFNAGAKMRVDDGRLVIDKEGRIAKFVPKVDQVSFSGKRARAQGQDISYVTERCVIRLDSEGLVVTEVAPGLDLQRDVLDQAATPFRVSKTLKRMDGALFRPEAMGLSL
- a CDS encoding enoyl-CoA hydratase/isomerase family protein, whose product is MSDARIELVVTDRIARLTLRRPEKLNAIDADMVEALVEACRAIERSNARVAILSGEGERSFCAGGDIDAWSSLDADMFSRRWLRDGHDAFDALARLSVPLIAVLNGHALGGGLELAACADLRIAEAHVKIGQPEPGLGIIPGWSGTQRASRRFGAQLVRRMALFGEAYGAGEALSLGLVDRVVAEGEGLAAAQVAAERVLQRSPRATELTKMLINAAEGEESERVVEALAGAVAAASSDLMEGLAAYRQKRSPKFNR